In the genome of Schistocerca piceifrons isolate TAMUIC-IGC-003096 chromosome X, iqSchPice1.1, whole genome shotgun sequence, one region contains:
- the LOC124721867 gene encoding LOW QUALITY PROTEIN: aminoacyl tRNA synthase complex-interacting multifunctional protein 1 (The sequence of the model RefSeq protein was modified relative to this genomic sequence to represent the inferred CDS: deleted 3 bases in 3 codons; substituted 1 base at 1 genomic stop codon), producing MTAINKEVIENLEVRARSAEQIIESLRTEIQQLTISKTLCALKAENESLKQEVASLISQLESIEKINRGEGQQVRAVHNISQVNVKAPESALTATASQLVSSAAGTESSIAPANCKKEKNKKNKNVENMTKNKETHEKKDGGGKTAADKTNKADVSQEQSVDVGRLDLRVGKIVNVKKHPDADSLYVEDINLGEDKPRTIVSQWVWXSMLPLEEMQNRLVIVLCNLKPVKMRGVLSEGMVMCASSPEKVEVLVPPHTCVPGDEVIVDGYPRNPDAVLNPKKKVFETVAVDLKTNDDRVATYKGVPLSVPGKGVITSPSLRNVFIK from the exons ATGACAGCGATAAATAAAGAGGTCATTGAAAATCTGGAAGTTAGAGCAAGATCAGCAGAGCAAATAATTGAGTCTCTACGGACAGAG ATCCAGCAACTTACAATTTCAAAAACGTTGTGTGCTCTTAAAGCGGAAAATGAGTCCTTAAAGCAGGAGGTGGCGTCACTTATTAGTCAACTTGAGTCAATAGAGAAGATAAACAGAGGTGAAGGACAGCAG GTACGTGCAGTACACAATATTTCACAAGTAAATGTTAAGGCACCTGAAAGTGCTCTCACAGCCACTGCAAGTCAACTTGTGTCTTCTGCTGCTGGTACAGAAAGCAGTATTGCTCCTGCAAAttgtaagaaagaaaaaaataaaaagaacaagaatgtagaaaatatgacaaaaaacaaagaaacacatgAGAAAAAAGATGGTGGTGGAAAAACTGCAGCAGATAAAACTAATAAGGCTGATGTATCACAAGAACAATCGGTAGATGTCGGAAGATTAGACCTCAGAGTTGGAAAAATTGTTAATGTTAAGAAACATCCAGATGCTGATTCTTTGTATGTTGAAGATATAAATCTTGGAGAAGACAAGCCACGTACAATTGTGA GTCAGTGGGTTTGGTGAAGCATGTTGCCCTTGGAAGAGATGCAGAATCGACTTGTGATTGTTCTTTGCAATCTGAAGCCAGTTAAAATGAGAGGAGTGTTATCCGAAGGAATGGTTATGTGTGCAAGCTCACCAGAAAAAGTAGAGGTTTTAGTGCCTCCTCACACATGCGTACCAGGTGATGAGGTGATTGTTGATGGGTAC CCCAGGAATCCAGATGCTGTTCTCAATCCCAAGAAAAAGGTT TTTGAAACAGTTGCCGTAGATTTGAAAACAAAtgatgacagagttgctacgtatAAAGGTGTACCCCTCTCTGTTCCAGGA AAGGGTGTTATCACCTCACCAAGTCTAAGAAATGTTTTTATAAAATAA